Genomic DNA from bacterium:
GCCGAAGCGCGGCGGCAGGAGCTTGCCAGAGCGGGACCTTCCGCCCTCGATATACCACTCGAGGGAGAAGCGTTTCTCGATCAGGTAGTCGACGTAGTGACGAAGAACGGCCTTGTAGACCGGGTTGTCCTTGAAGGTGCGCCGGATGAAGAAGATTCCGCTGCGCCGAACGAGGGGGCCCAGCGGAAAGAAGTTCATGTTGATGCCGCCCGCGGTGTGATTGGGCGGAAGACCCTTCTGGTGGAGGAGGGATTGGAGCACGCCGTGGTCCAGATTCGATTTATGCGTTGGCAAGAAGACCACGGGATGTTGTTGGAGCTGCCCCCGCAAGTTCTCGATCTGGGCGGGCAGATGGTGGAGCACCCGGCCGTAGGCGCGGGAGTACATGAATGTCCAGAGCTGGACGATCAGGTCGATCACGAAGGGGCTGTGGCTGGCGGCGATTTCCTTGAGGTAACGGGCGGCTTGCTTTGAAATGGCGGCATCGCTCTTGCCCAGGCTTCGCGCCAGCCCGGCCAGCTCTCCGCGGAACGCGGGGCGCGATAACAACTCATCGGAGACGAATCGCGGCACCTTGTAGCGCGCGCCCCGGAGCCGGCGTTCCGCGCGCTCGAGCGCAAGAGCGGCTTGGCGCGCCACGAAATCGGCCAGGCCGATCGTGCTTCCCATGTCGCCACCCGCGGCTTCGCGCCAGCGCCGACGCAGATCGGAGGCCGGTGCTGGCTCCCCGGTGACGATTCGGCAGCGCTCGGGGGCGCTCCGGAGGATCCACCGAGCTCGCAAGAAACCCGGGTCGCGGGGATCTCCGAGCTTCAGGATGTCCGAAAGGCGCGCGGTGCGTTGGCCGTCGCGGGTGACGGGAAGCCAGGCGACGCGCAGCGGTGACAGCATGGGATCATCGCCGGCGGCCAGGGTCGGCTCGAGCCCCGGGTCGATGCCACTGCGGCCGCGCCTTGGCGACGGGATACGCAAGATCTCCACCTGGTCAGCGGGGTGATCGTCCGGGCGCGCGCGATCGATCCAAGAACGCAGCATGCGCTCTTCGAGGCCACCGGCGGCCTCGATCAGGAAGCTGATCCTCCTGTTCCCACTCGACTGCCATTTGGGCTCCCGGGGCGCGCTCGCATCTCCAGCGATGCCCGCCAATTCCGGGACAGCGGGCGCACTCGGTTCAGCCATGAACCCAGCTTACCTCGCCTGTGCCTGGCCGGTGCCGTGAATCAGCAGGTCCGAGGTGGTGAGCACCATGGCCCTTACCCCGAGCGGAAGCGCGCTCTCGTCGATCACGAAGCGGGGCGAGTGGTTCGGCGCCGCATCCTGTTCTGGCAGCCCCGGTTTCCGGATCCCGAGCCAATAGTAGACACCGGGGACTTCACGCGAAAAGAACGAAAAATCCTCGGCCCCGGTTCGAAGCAGACCGCGTACCACGCCTTCGGGCCCAGCGGCCCGTTCGAGCGCTGGTCGGATCCGTTCGGTCAAGGAAGCATCGTTGTAGGTGACCGGGTAGCCAATGCCGATTTCCACCTCCGCTTTGGTGTCGGCGCTCTCTGCGATCTTGGTGGCGGTTTCCTCCACCATTCGATGGAGCTCGGCTTGCATCGACGGCTCGGTGTGCCGGATCGTTCCGAGGAGTTCGACTTCGTCCGGAATGATGTTGCCGCGCACACCGCCGTGGATCGCGCCAATCGAAACGATCGAGGGGAAGCGCGCATCGGCGCGGCGCCCCGGAATCGCCTGCAATGCGAGGACGATCCTCGAGGCCACCGTGATCGGGTCGATCCCGAGCCAGGGATAAGCCGCATGGGTTTGACGGCCGCGCACGCGGATATGAAGTCGATCCGAGCCGGCCATGGCGCCTCCGGAAACCACGGCGATCTTCCCGGCTTCGTACTGGGGAACCACATGCAGCCCCAGAACGACATCGGGTCGCGGATCATCGAACACACCCTCTTCGAGCATCAGCCGTGCGCCGCCTCTTTCGCCAGCCGGCGCGCCTTCCTCAGCAGGCTGGAAGACGAAGAGCACGTTGCCCGGAAGCTGGTCCCGGTGGGCCGCCAACACCTCGGCGGCGCCCAGCAGGATGGCCGTGTGGGCGTCGTGGCCGCAGGCGTGCATGACGCCGACGTCGGTGCCGTTGTAGGTCGATCGAACGCTGGAGGCGAAGGGCAGGCCCGTCTCCTCGGTGACCGGCAGGGCGTCCATATCGGCGCGCAAGGCGACCGTGGGCCCAGGGCCGCCGCCACCCCTCAAGACACCGACGACGCCCGTGTGTGCGATTTCCCTGCGGACCTCGAGGCCCAGCCCTTCGAGCACCGATGCGACCACTCCGGCGGTGCGGGTTTCCCTGTTGGAGAGTTCGGGATGGGAGTGAAAATCCCGCCGCCAGGCCTGGACCCTCCCTTCTCCTGCGGCCACGGCGCGCACGAGGGCCGTTTCGAGTTCACCCGCCTCGTTCGGTTGAGCTCCCAGGAAGACCAGCAATGCCGCCCCTAGCATGAATCTCGTCCAGCCCTTCAGCACGGCGGCTTCCTCCTTCTGACCCGACGGCGTTCGGGCGCTTCGAAGGGTAACCTCCTTTGGGCCCGGTGAATCTCCTGGCCCAACGCGTACGAAACGAGAGGCGAGCATGACCCAGCCCACGATCATTGACCCGACGGATGACCCTCGCGCCTCGCTGCGCAGCCCGAAGGAGACTTGGCCGGCCATCCTGGCGGGATTGCTCTGGTTGTCTCATGCCTTCGATGCGGGCTGGCTCGGGTTCGCCGTAGCGGCGCTTCCAGGCGCATTGCTCCTGGGGACAGGCGTTCCCGCGTTCCTGCTGCCCGGCGATCTTCGGCTGCATCAGTTCATGGCGCTCGGCGGCCTGCTCGGGGTCGTGCTCGGAATCGGCGCGGTATTTGCCGTCGGTCCGGGTGCGGGCCTTCTGCTGATCGCCTTGTCCGGAGCTTCCGTGGTAGCTGCGGGCCATCTGACCGCGGCCATGACACCCTCGACTCCCGATGTACCCCAGAGCCCGCTCACCTGGCGAAAGGCCGCAGAGGTGGCGGGCGACGATGTGATTCTTTCTTTCATGGCTTCGACTCTGCAGATACCCAACGGAGGGGAAATCGCGCAGATCGCCCGGGAGGCCGAGGAGGCCCGTGCCCAGTTTGCCGAGCGCGGCGTGTTGGAGAAACCGGCCTCGTATCATCGCACGCCACCCCCTCTGGAATCCCCGACGCTCTCATCCGCTCGCGCGGGTGGGGTCGACTATCAACACTTGCGTTTCGAAAGCGGGTACGAGCCGCCGGTCGATGAGCCCGGGCGCGATCGCTGGCTTTCCTACACGCCGACCCGAACTGCACACGGCTGGTTGCTGCAGCATGATGCCCCCGATCGCCCGTGGATCATCTGCATCCACGGCTACCAGATGGGTGCACCGCTGATCGATCTCTCGGCCTTCCGTGCCGCCGAGCTGCACCACGAACTCGGCATGAACGTCTTGCTTCCCGTTCTTCCGCTGCATGGCCCACGCAAGATCGGCCGCATCTCAGGCGACGGTTTCTTGACGGGCAACGCAATGGACTCCGTGCACGCCATCTCCCAGGCGATGTGGGACATCCGGCGGATGATCGGCTGGATTCGTGAACGCGGCGGGGAGCGGATCGGTGTCTACGGGCTCTCGCTCGGCGGCTACCACACTGCGATGCTGGCGAGCCTCGAGTCGGATCTCGCCTGTGCCATGCCCGGGATCCCCGCCACGGATTTCGCGGATCTGATCTGGCGTCACGGTCCGCCGACGATGCTTCGCTCCGTGGAGGAGTATGGCATCCACCCGGATGTCATGCGGGAAGTCATGACACCGGCGTCCCCCCTGGCCCTGGAACCTGTCGTCCCCAAGGAACGCCGCACGATCTTTGGCGCGACCTGCGACCAGCTCGTTCCTGCCCACCAGGTTCGAGACCTGTGGGAGCATTGGGATCGCCCGCGGATCGAGTGGTACCCGGGAGCGCACCTCAGCTTTGGCCTTCACGAGAATGTGCGCCGGTTGATCCGGGACACCTTCCAGAACGCAGAGCTTACCGCTTCCGCGGGGATCAGCTGAGGACGAGTTCCACCGGGTTCCGGTCGAGGCCCGCCGCGATCAGGCAGAGGACGGAGTAGGGGACGGGCTCGTTCGCTTCCTCGACGCCTTCGAGCACGTTTCGGCTGATGGTTTCGCGCCGCCCGCTTTCACGGAAGGTGGCCTCCGAGATGGCCGCAACCAGGGCACGTCGGCTCCAGCCGCGATCATGGCGCAGGCCGCGTATCTGTAGGCCATCCGGGATCACGGGCGTTTCGTCGTCGAAGGACACCGGGGCAGGCTAGCCGAAAACTCTCGTGTCGATGCTCGGCTCTTTCTCTCGGTGAATGCTGATGCTGGCTCGCGTCTGGCCGGGTTCGATCCCTGGCTGTCGTACCTGGATCCGTTTCGGCTATCCGCGGTCGGTCGACTGCGCTCTTCGCTGTTCGAGCTCCTGGAGGATCTCCGTGTGGCGGGCTCGGCCAAGCGGGTAGCTGAGTGCCACGATGGCGGCGAGGAAGACGAAGATACCCGGGATGATCGCAGTGAATGCTCGGATCCACAGCACTGGCGCTTCCTCGACGGGCTGACCGCCGCGATAGCCCGCCCAATCGAGGACGGCGAAGGCCACTGCGACTCCGAGGGCGCCGCCGAGCTTGCGCATGAAGGTGAACAGGCCGAAGTAGATGCCCTCGCGGCGCTCACCGCTTTCCAGTTCGTCTTCATCGACGACTTCGCCGAGCATCGACCACGGAATCATGTCGGCCGCGGCATACCCCACCCCGCCGATGGCGGCACCCAGGAAGACGACCCAGGAGGGCCAATCCGGCTGGGCGATGAACAGGAACGTCTGGGATCCGATCCACCAGGCGGCACCGAAGAGGAAGATCGTGCGTTTCTCCGTGCGTCGGGAGATCGCAGCCCAGATGGGCAATGCGACGGCAACCATGACCATGAAGATCATCAAGGTCGGCGTGAAATCCTCGGGCCGCTGCATGCGGTAGGTGAAGAAGAGGATGAACATGCTGGAGGTCAGGTCGATGGCGATGCGGCCCAGCAGATACAAGCCGGCAAGGATCTGGTAGGACTTTCGTCGCACGATCGAGCGGACGCTGGCCACGAAGGGCGCCTGCGGCGATTCCATCGCACCGCGCCGCTCGAACGTGACGGCGTGGACGAAGATCCAGGGCAGCATCGCGTAGAGTCCTGCTGCAATGCCCATCCGTTGGTAGCCGGGGCTGCCGCCACCGAGACTCGAGGCAACGAGCGGAAGGGTGGCGGCGAGCATCGCGCCGAGGATGGCACCGACGGCCCGCGCGGCATTGATCGATGTGCGCTCGTCATAACTCGACGTCATCTCGGGGATGAGCGACATATACGGAACCGCGATCACGGTACTGGCCAGGCTGAAGAACACGTAGGCGCCTGCGTAGTAGGCGAATTGGGCATGGCCCTCGGAAGCGGGCACCGCCCACCACAACGCGCCGAAGGACAGGCCGAAGGGGACCATTCCGATCAACAGGAAGGGGCGTCGGCGGCCCGCCTTCCATGTGATGCCATCGGACAGGCGCCCCATCGCCGGGTCGGTGATCGCATCGACGATCCGGCCGATCAACGGAATCAAGCCGGCCAGGGCGGGCCTCATGCCTGCGACTTCCGTCAAGAACGCCGGGAAGACCGAGAGCAATGCGAAGAGCGCCAGATTCACCGTGTGGTCGCCCAGGGCGTAGACCAGCTTGGTGCGGAGCGGCAGGATGGTCAGACCTTCCTGATCCCCGTTTTCAGCTCCGGCGGCCATGCGCCTCCCTCTCGGCGCACTGGCGCGCCGGCCGGAGCGTAGCCTGGGCTCCGCGTTCTGGGGGAGAGGCGCTAGCGTTGGGTCATGAGGCTTTCGTTTCTCGTAGCCCTGGTCGCGCTCACTGCTCTGATGGGTTGGAGCGTGGTGGCAGGAGCCGGTTCCGTCGATCCGAAGACGGAACGCGAAGCATGGAAGGAGAATTGGAACGCCCGGGTCGACGCACACGAGAGGCTGCGGGAACACCCCTGTGGCGATTTCGAGTTCGATCCCTGGGCCGACGCATTCCTCGCCGGCTGCCAGGGAGGAGACGCCCCGAAGCAAGCCAAGGCGGTCTGCAAGAGACGCATGGATTGGGTCTGGGAGCGCTCTCGCCAATGCGACGTCTGGCAGGAGTGGCTCCTCCGAAACCACCAGAAGCACGAACGCAGCAAGGCCGAGGAACCCCCCACCCACGTGAAGTAGACATCCGACCCTCCTCCGGCCGAGAAGGGGGCCGCTTCGCTTCTTGTTTCGGATCGCGGGGCGGGGGGCGGCCAGCGCGGAATGGCTCGGCCGGGGCTTCTAGGGCCGCGTTCGACCTGGCCGCGGGTTCGCTTACGCGGCTTTCG
This window encodes:
- a CDS encoding MFS transporter → MAAGAENGDQEGLTILPLRTKLVYALGDHTVNLALFALLSVFPAFLTEVAGMRPALAGLIPLIGRIVDAITDPAMGRLSDGITWKAGRRRPFLLIGMVPFGLSFGALWWAVPASEGHAQFAYYAGAYVFFSLASTVIAVPYMSLIPEMTSSYDERTSINAARAVGAILGAMLAATLPLVASSLGGGSPGYQRMGIAAGLYAMLPWIFVHAVTFERRGAMESPQAPFVASVRSIVRRKSYQILAGLYLLGRIAIDLTSSMFILFFTYRMQRPEDFTPTLMIFMVMVAVALPIWAAISRRTEKRTIFLFGAAWWIGSQTFLFIAQPDWPSWVVFLGAAIGGVGYAAADMIPWSMLGEVVDEDELESGERREGIYFGLFTFMRKLGGALGVAVAFAVLDWAGYRGGQPVEEAPVLWIRAFTAIIPGIFVFLAAIVALSYPLGRARHTEILQELEQRRAQSTDRG
- a CDS encoding amidohydrolase; the protein is MLGAALLVFLGAQPNEAGELETALVRAVAAGEGRVQAWRRDFHSHPELSNRETRTAGVVASVLEGLGLEVRREIAHTGVVGVLRGGGGPGPTVALRADMDALPVTEETGLPFASSVRSTYNGTDVGVMHACGHDAHTAILLGAAEVLAAHRDQLPGNVLFVFQPAEEGAPAGERGGARLMLEEGVFDDPRPDVVLGLHVVPQYEAGKIAVVSGGAMAGSDRLHIRVRGRQTHAAYPWLGIDPITVASRIVLALQAIPGRRADARFPSIVSIGAIHGGVRGNIIPDEVELLGTIRHTEPSMQAELHRMVEETATKIAESADTKAEVEIGIGYPVTYNDASLTERIRPALERAAGPEGVVRGLLRTGAEDFSFFSREVPGVYYWLGIRKPGLPEQDAAPNHSPRFVIDESALPLGVRAMVLTTSDLLIHGTGQAQAR